Proteins from one Anastrepha obliqua isolate idAnaObli1 chromosome 2, idAnaObli1_1.0, whole genome shotgun sequence genomic window:
- the LOC129237455 gene encoding serine/Arginine-related protein 53-like isoform X1 — translation MSSMNQRQKRDIGYDQDSRREDRRRRSHSRSRSRHRRYRRKSDDSRSRSRSPEYRRRHADKRSRSRSRSSSRRNRPSSNRRHRDSRSRSRTPTRSHRSSRRDSRSRSSDRQSRQMRDGERRQNINELKKSIDYNRSTATLENTDLQHLPLPKREPIGAYYNLDTDEPIDKERIHREMEEKLRQALAKEGKVYPPKKPEASHPVFANDGSFLEIFKKMQAQQQQHHAPAATVTAALAPVVTAPVLASTSNAAAYIAATSTGKSAPPPPLVGRRRGGKILKTGVVAKPKAQAEQSDDPKDFWSLYLAEVNKYKNHACDSDGGTRPLVK, via the coding sequence ATGTCTTCTATGAATCAGCGACAGAAACGCGATATTGGATATGATCAAGATTCGCGCAGAGAAGATCGTAGACGGCGAAGTCATTCACGTAGTCGTTCGCGTCATCGTCGCTACCGCCGTAAAAGTGATGATAGTCGTTCACGCAGTCGATCGCCGGAATATCGTAGGCGCCATGCCGACAAACGTTCACGCAGTCGTAGTAGAAGCTCAAGTCGTCGCAATAGACCCAGCTCCAATCGACGACATAGAGATTCACGTAGCCGAAGCCGCACTCCTACGCGTTCACATCGTAGCAGCAGAAGAGATTCGCGTTCACGCAGCTCAGATAGGCAATCACGGCAAATGCGCGATGGTGAACGTCGCCAAAATATTAATGAACTCAAAAAGTCCATAGACTATAACCGTTCGACAGCAACATTAGAAAATACAGATTTACAACATCTACCGTTGCCGAAACGTGAACCGATTGGCGCTTATTATAATCTCGATACCGATGAACCTATTGACAAAGAGCGTATACATCGTGAAATGGAAGAGAAATTACGTCAGGCACTTGCTAAAGAAGGCAAAGTGTATCCACCAAAAAAGCCAGAGGCTTCACATCCAGTATTTGCGAATGACGGTTCATTCttggaaatttttaagaaaatgcaagcgcagcagcaacaacaccatGCGCCGGCAGCAACAGTTACGGCAGCGTTGGCACCAGTAGTGACGGCTCCTGTACTTGCATCTACCTCAAATGCCGCCGCCTATATTGCGGCCACATCGACCGGCAAGTCTGCGCCACCACCACCTTTAGTCGGGCGACGACGTGGTGGAAAAATTCTCAAGACTGGCGTCGTGGCCAAGCCCAAAGCACAAGCGGAACAAAGTGACGACCCCAAAGATTTTTGGTCACTGTACTTAGCAGAAGTCAACAAGTACAAGAATCATGCATGTGATTCCGACGGCGGCACTAGGCCACTTGTTAAGTGA
- the LOC129237457 gene encoding uncharacterized protein LOC129237457 yields the protein MSKKEPKKSEPEYKMETVAMDPRFPNSNVTRHCWFSYVEYHRCQKSRGEGHESCQYFNKVFKTMCPNAWVQKWDEQREAGVFPGRI from the coding sequence ATGTCGAAAAAAGAGCCGAAAAAAAGCGAACCCGAATATAAGATGGAAACCGTTGCAATGGATCCACGTTTTCCAAATTCGAATGTAACGCGGCATTGCTGGTTTTCCTATGTGGAATACCATCGCTGTCAGAAGAGTCGTGGTGAAGGCCATGAATCATgccaatattttaataaagttttcaaaacaatgtgTCCCAATGCCTGGGTACAAAAGTGGGATGAACAACGGGAAGCTGGTGTTTTTCCTGGcagaatttaa
- the LOC129237455 gene encoding cytochrome c oxidase subunit 6B2-like isoform X2, producing MSKKGKETTMTYKMETAPFDPRFPNQNVTRYCYQSYIDYHRCQKVRGEKYEPCNYFKKVFATMCPNAWVERWNDQREAGTFPGRI from the coding sequence atgTCCAAAAAAGGCAAAGAAACCACCATGACGTACAAAATGGAAACCGCACCCTTCGATCCACGTTTTCCCAACCAAAACGTGACCCGCTACTGCTACCAATCGTACATTGACTACCATCGTTGCCAGAAGGTGCGTGGCGAAAAGTACGAACCATGCAACTATTTCAAAAAGGTGTTCGCAACGATGTGCCCCAATGCCTGGGTGGAAAGATGGAATGACCAACGTGAAGCTGGCACCTTCCCTGGCAGAATCTAA
- the LOC129237455 gene encoding cytochrome c oxidase subunit 6B2-like isoform X3 gives MTYKMETAPFDPRFPNQNVTRYCYQSYIDYHRCQKVRGEKYEPCNYFKKVFATMCPNAWVERWNDQREAGTFPGRI, from the coding sequence ATGACGTACAAAATGGAAACCGCACCCTTCGATCCACGTTTTCCCAACCAAAACGTGACCCGCTACTGCTACCAATCGTACATTGACTACCATCGTTGCCAGAAGGTGCGTGGCGAAAAGTACGAACCATGCAACTATTTCAAAAAGGTGTTCGCAACGATGTGCCCCAATGCCTGGGTGGAAAGATGGAATGACCAACGTGAAGCTGGCACCTTCCCTGGCAGAATCTAA
- the LOC129237924 gene encoding FAD-linked sulfhydryl oxidase ALR produces the protein MSKHDPYGAPAKPDSNCRTCTDFKYWSKQQRQIFHKADTPKEAKPESRAAVPEGCPLDKVALGRATWGLLHTMAAFYEDNPTDNQKKDMKTFIDVLSRVYPCEYCSKDFRKDLKEHPAQVNSQYEFSQWLCKFHNRVNVKLGKSQFDCSKVNERWRDGWLDGSCD, from the exons ATGTCTAAACATGATCCATATGGCGCGCCGGCTAAGCCAGATAGCAATTGTCGCACATGCACAGATTTTAAATATTGGTCAAAACAACAACGTCAAATATTTCACAAAGCG GATACGCCCAAGGAAGCGAAGCCAGAAAGTCGTGCAGCTGTACCCGAAGGGTGTCCATTGGATAAAGTGGCGCTAGGACGCGCCACTTGGGGTTTATTACATACAATGGCAGCCTTTTATGAAGATAATCCCACGGATAATCAAAAGAAAGATATGAAAACATTTATTGATGTGCTCTCCCGTGTTTACCCATGCGAGTATTGTTCCAAGGACTTTCGCAAGGA CCTCAAGGAGCACCCAGCGCAAGTGAACTCCCAATATGAATTTTCACAATGGCTGTGTAAATTTCACAATCGGGTCAATGTCAAATTAGGCAAATCACAGTTCGATTGTTCGAAGGTGAATGAACGGTGGAGGGATGGTTGGCTAGATGGTTCCTGCGATTGA